The DNA region GTACTCCTCTTCGGCTTTTAGGTACTCTATAGTGACGTTGGTGGGCATTTCAACACCCCCTTTCCCTCGCCATTACTCTTAACTCGAGCCTTTTTATAAACCTATGGTAATCACTTTGCGCCAAATTTATAAAGTCTATCGAAAAATTTTAGACAGGTGATGTCATGAGGGCCACTCTTGATGAGATTGATAAAAAGATCTTGGCGATCCTTCAGAGAAATAGTCGAACCCCTCTCAGAGAGATATCAAAAGCAGTTGGTTTAGCTGAGTCAACCATCTATGAGAGGATTAAAAAGCTTAAAGACAATGGAGTTATAGAGAGATTCACGGTAATCTTGAATCCAGAGGCGTTGGGCTTTACTATGCTCTCTTTCATTCTAATAAAATCAAAAGCTGGTATGTATGCTCAAGTTGCAAAAGAACTAATGAAGTACTCTGAAATTGTGGAAATTTATGAAACGACTGGAAACTATGACATGGTAGTGAAGATTAGAACGAGGAGCAGCGATGAGCTCAATTCATTTTTGGATAAGATTGGGGAAATTAAAGGAGTTGAAGCAACTCACACGATGGTGGTCTTAAAAGCACATAAAGAGACAACTGAGCTTCCCCTTTAATTACTCACTTTTGACCTTTTATGAATGGAAATGCTTATAACTGTTCTTTTTCTAATTCTATTTGAACGTTATTATGGAGGTGTTGAGATGAAGGTGTTGTTTTTAAGTGCGGACGGATTTGAGGATTTAGAGCTGTTCTATCCTCTCCACCGCATAAAAGAGGAAGGGCATGAAGTCTTCATAGCGAGCAACAAAAAGGACTACATAACCGGAAAACATGGCTATTCTGTAAAAGTTGATTTCACTTTCGATGAAGTTGATCCAGACGCTTTTGATGCTCTCGTTTTGCCGGGAGGAAGGGCGCCTGAGCTTGTTAGGATACATGAAAAGGCTGTTGCAATTGCCAAAAAGATGTTTGAGGATGGAAAGCCTGTTGCTTCAATATGTCACGGCCCACAGATTTTGATTTCCGCCGGTGTGCTCAAAGGAAGAAAGGGAACGAGCGTGATAACTATTAAGGACGATCTAATAAACGCTGGAGCGGAGTACATAGATAGTGAAGTCGTTATTGATGGTAATTGGGTTAGCTCAAGACATCCTGGAGATTTGTACGCTTGGATGGGAGAGTTTGTGAAGTTGCTCAGATGATTTCTCCATGCTCTTTTTGTGTTTTAACTTTTCCATTGCGTAAAAGTTATATGTCCCGACTTTGTCTTATTATTGATAGATGCCTAATGGTTAGGACTAACCGGTTGGGTTTTAACCTTTGAACACATAACCGAAATTGGGGTGAAAAAATGGGAAAAAGGCTTTACAGAAGCAAAAAAGAGAGAATGTTTTTGGGAGTGTTGGGGGGAATTGCAGAGTATCTCGAAATAGATCCAACGATTATCAGGATAATTTATATCCTTTTGCTAATTGCAAGCGCTGGAACCGCTATACTGCTATACTTTTTGCTGGCAATAGTTATGCCCGAAGAACCGGGAGAGGAAGTTACTTTCGAAAAAATCCCTGGTAAAGTAGAAAAAATAATCAAAGAAGTTGATGAAACTATAGACAGCGTTACTAAAAAGGACATTGAAGAGCTGAAGAATATTAAAATTGCGGAGAAAGATGATACTAAGTTCTTTGCGCTGATTCTTATACTCCTTGGTTTTGCCCTAATAGCAAGCAACTTGAACATCTTTATGCCTTGGTTCTCGTTTAAGGTCCTCTCAGCTCTGGTGCTCATACTATTTGGCATATACCTGCTGGTGAGGGGATGAAAGATGAGAAAAGCTTTGGGCCTCTTTCTGACTTTTATAGGTCTTTTGATACTTTTGAAAGTATTTTATCCTGAAGTGTATAACTATTTGGCTCCATACGCTAGATACATAAGGGCATCCTTTTTAGGCGTAGCCTTGATTCTCTTTGGGCTGTATATTCTCTCAAAAAACAGAACTTGGAGAACCGCTATAGCAGTAATTTTCGTGCTTTATCTTGCATTATACATAGCCGTTCCTGAGGAATCTGGGGAATGGAAGTGGTACTCAGTTGGCTGGAGCATTGAAGGAAAAATTGAAGGCGATATGCACACATTTGGGAGCTTTAAAGCATCCACGCTGATGATAGAAAATCTTGCTGCTGAGATGAAGCTGATGAGCGCTGATGGAGACGAGATAAAGGTCATTTCCAATCTTCCAATAGAAGTTAAAGACGAAGGCGGAGTATTAAGCATAAAGTGCACGAATGCATGTGAGAGATATAAAAATGGGAAGCTTATCGTGGAAGTGGGAAGAGATGCGAATTTGAGAAGCATTGAGATGGCAAACACCGTGGGAGATTACAATATAAACCTAGAGAACGAGCTTGAAAGATTGACCATAGAAAACACCGTTGGGGACTTTGAGATTTCCAACTTAACCAGCGATGAAGTTTATCTGGAGAACACCGTTGGCAGGTTCATAATCTCCATTGATGATGTCTCCACACTCACCGTGAGGGATGGGATAGGCGACATCGATATCCACGTTCCCGCGGAGTACAAAGTCTCACCGAGCGTCAAAGGTTCTTTAGCGAGCCTTGAGATAAACGCAAATGAAAACGGGACAAAAACCTTAAATCTGGTCATAGAGAACGTCATAGGCAAAGTGGTGGTGGAGAGGAGATAATGGAGCGCTGGAGGATTATTAAGGCCTTTACTTTGGGACCGCTCTTGGAGGTTGCTATTCCAAAACCAGGGAATGTGAGCAGACACAGGGACTTTGAGGACTTAACACTCTACCACTTTCTTTTTGGTAACGTTGCCACGCTTGACATTCTATATGAAGCCACTCAGGTTGGCATAATGCTTAGGCGTGGCGAGCTGGAATTTAGTGAAGCGAGAATAGGGGAGATGATAAAGCGGGCCGTACAGAATTCTAAAGCTTCCCAGAATGCAAATCCAAACTTTGGGGTTATTACGCTCTCAATTCCCCTCGTCACTGCACTGACAATCTCAAAGCACATATATCATGCGAGAGAAGTCGTTGTTAGGTTAATAAACCAATCAACGGTTAGAGATACGATGGAGTTTTACAGGGCCATAAGAATAGCGAATCCAAAAGGCGTCAAGAGCGGTGTTAAGTATGACGTTTACGATGAGAATGTCTTTGAAGAGCTGTTTAAGGACAGGATAACACTAAAAGACCTGGCTGAAATGAGTCAGGAAAGGGAGCTTATATTTGGAGAGTGGCTCAACGGCTATGAGCTGAGCTATAAAACGTTCTTAAGGCTAAAAGAGCTTACCGGAGAGCTTGACCTTGAGGACGCTGTTGTTAGGACATTTTTAGAGCTTTTAGCAAGCAAAAAAGATACGCTAATTATTAGAAAAGCTGGTTTGGATGAGGCAAAGCTTGTTCAGGAAAAAGCAAGGGCAGTTTTGGATGAAGAGATGAGCTTAGAGGAGTTTGACGCATTCTTAAGAGAAAAAGGGGATTTAAGGAACCCCGGCAGCTTGGCCGATATAATGGCTATAGCTTTGAGCCTGCTCATTTTACAGGGGTATACACTTAAAAGGAGTAAACTGGGCATCAATCCTTGATGACCTTTAGTCTTTTTGCTCCTCCCAATCCGAGGCCGAGGACTTTGCTGTCTATAACTACGGCATCCTCTCCAAGCTCTTCTAAGAGTTTAACTTTAAGCCCTGAAATCTCTGTTATTCCCTCTTCTCCTCCGAACTCCTCAGTAACCTGCTCTTTTAAAAATTCGTAAGCCTTGTCTCCAAAAAGTACTAAGTCAGGCTCATAGCCATCCATCTTTAGCTCATTTGCTTTTTCTTCAACAGCACTTAGCACTCTAATTAAATCTCCCCTCATAAAATCACCATAATATCATCTCCCTGAGAGATTAAAAAGGTTGGGTTTTCGTGGGGTGTGTATCTATCACGTTAAAATGCTTTTTGTCGTGATTTATTATTTGTAATGTCTGTTTTTTTAAGCTTAAAAACTCTTTAAAGATTTTGAAGTTTTTAATAATACAAGGTTATTAAATTGATTTTCGTCATAGTTTTTGATTAAATCTGTAACATTTTGAACGTACATGTTTGAAACTGGGCACTTGGAAGCTTTGCTTATCCCTGCTCCCAGTGCGAAGTTGGCCATTTTAAGTTTCGAGAATTTAAAAACGGGGTTTTTGGATTTAATGCTTTGTTGGAACTTTGGGAGTCTTATGAACAATGTTGTGCAACTTCTCAGAGGATATTTTTGAAGCATCATTTTGAGCACTGGAATAGTGAAAATGGTTTGAATAGAGGCATTTAAGCGTGTAATTTTCACCCCTTTGGCAAAATGCTTATAACTTTTAAGCTCTCTACTTACTTTGTACGCAAAATAAAGCAAAAATTCCTCCTGTTCCAATAAGACTTTAGAAGTATTGAAATGAGCTGGCAGAACGTGCTTTAACAGCAACGGAGCTTAAGTTCCAATAAGACTTTAGAAGTATTGAAATGAGCTGGCAGAACGTGCTTTAACAGCAACGGAGCTTAAGTTCCAATAAGACTTTAGAAGTATTGAAATCAGTGCCCTTTCTCGTCATCGAGGCGACAGGGTGGAGGTTCCAATAAGACTTTAGAAGTATTGAAATTTGAAGGACCTCCAACCTCGAGCTTTTCGACAGCAGTGTTCCAATAAGACTTTAGAAGTATTGAAATCATTTTTGTCGCCAAGGCCACAGCGGCGGCACTGAAAGTTCCAATAAGACTTTAGAAGTATTGAAATGACTTTACGAAGCACAACAAGGATATTCTACCGATTTTCAGGTTCCAATAAGACTTTAGAAGTATTGAAATATGAGATGCTTAGTTTTGATGATATTAGCCTGGTCTGTTCCAATAAGACTTTAGAAGTATTGAAATTGACCCTGAGCGGCCTGGCGTATATGGAGCTTTCGGAGTTCCAATAAGACTTTAGAAGTATTGAAATTAGAGAAAGTTAGGGAGGAGTTGGGAGAGGCTAATGGTTCCAATAAGACTTTAGAAGTATTGAAATTCAATTCCTGCAGGGGGGAGCATTACAATTTATCTTTAGTTCCAATAAGACTTTAGAAGTATTGAAATATGGTGCTTAATTTTGTATGAAAAAAACGCTTTTTAGGTTCCAATAAGACTTTAGAAGTATTGAAATATTGCGTTATTGTCTTTAGTGTAAACCACTGAGCCGGTTCCAATAAGACTTTAGAAGTATTGAAATTAAGGGGTGTAATAGTCTTCAACTCATTGTAAATTGTGTTCCAATAAGACTTTAGAAGTATTGAAATTGCAAGTATCGAAAGACGGGGATTTATTGGCAATATGTTCCAATAAGACTTTAGAAGTATTGAAATCGGTCTTGAGGTTATCTCGGTTTTGGAGGAGCTTGAGTTCCAATAAGACTTTAGAAGTATTGAAATTTGACTACCGCTTTGGTAGTAGATTTCACGGTAACCGCGTTCCAATAAGACTTTAGAAGTATTGAAATTTGTGTTGCTAAAGGCATAATAAAGGGTTACTGAAGTTCCAATAAGACTTTAGAAGTATTGAAATAACTTTGGGAAAACTGGAAAACAAGGGCTTCTTTGGGGTTCCAATAAGACTTTAGAAGTATTGAAATAGTGATAAGGTGATATACATGGAAGAATTTAAGGATGTTCCAATAAGACTTTAGAAGTATTGAAATTTCCTTGGAAGATCAATTGAGTTGTTAGTAAGTGTAAGTTCCAATAAGACTTTAGAAGTATTGAAATTTCCTTGGAAGATCAATTGAGTTGTTAGTAAGTGTAAGTTCCAATAAGACTTTAGAAGTATTGAAATTTTATGTGCACCCTACTTATCCTGCAAAGAAAATAGACTTGTTCCAATAAGACTTTAGAAGTATTGAAAGTATTAATTAACAGCTGTTTGGCTGTTTCGTAGTCAAGTTTCAATAAGACTTTAGAAGTATTGAAAGG from Palaeococcus pacificus DY20341 includes:
- a CDS encoding Lrp/AsnC family transcriptional regulator is translated as MRATLDEIDKKILAILQRNSRTPLREISKAVGLAESTIYERIKKLKDNGVIERFTVILNPEALGFTMLSFILIKSKAGMYAQVAKELMKYSEIVEIYETTGNYDMVVKIRTRSSDELNSFLDKIGEIKGVEATHTMVVLKAHKETTELPL
- the pfpI gene encoding deglycase PfpI; translated protein: MKVLFLSADGFEDLELFYPLHRIKEEGHEVFIASNKKDYITGKHGYSVKVDFTFDEVDPDAFDALVLPGGRAPELVRIHEKAVAIAKKMFEDGKPVASICHGPQILISAGVLKGRKGTSVITIKDDLINAGAEYIDSEVVIDGNWVSSRHPGDLYAWMGEFVKLLR
- a CDS encoding PspC domain-containing protein, coding for MGKRLYRSKKERMFLGVLGGIAEYLEIDPTIIRIIYILLLIASAGTAILLYFLLAIVMPEEPGEEVTFEKIPGKVEKIIKEVDETIDSVTKKDIEELKNIKIAEKDDTKFFALILILLGFALIASNLNIFMPWFSFKVLSALVLILFGIYLLVRG
- a CDS encoding DUF4097 family beta strand repeat-containing protein — encoded protein: MRKALGLFLTFIGLLILLKVFYPEVYNYLAPYARYIRASFLGVALILFGLYILSKNRTWRTAIAVIFVLYLALYIAVPEESGEWKWYSVGWSIEGKIEGDMHTFGSFKASTLMIENLAAEMKLMSADGDEIKVISNLPIEVKDEGGVLSIKCTNACERYKNGKLIVEVGRDANLRSIEMANTVGDYNINLENELERLTIENTVGDFEISNLTSDEVYLENTVGRFIISIDDVSTLTVRDGIGDIDIHVPAEYKVSPSVKGSLASLEINANENGTKTLNLVIENVIGKVVVERR
- a CDS encoding triphosphoribosyl-dephospho-CoA synthase, translated to MERWRIIKAFTLGPLLEVAIPKPGNVSRHRDFEDLTLYHFLFGNVATLDILYEATQVGIMLRRGELEFSEARIGEMIKRAVQNSKASQNANPNFGVITLSIPLVTALTISKHIYHAREVVVRLINQSTVRDTMEFYRAIRIANPKGVKSGVKYDVYDENVFEELFKDRITLKDLAEMSQERELIFGEWLNGYELSYKTFLRLKELTGELDLEDAVVRTFLELLASKKDTLIIRKAGLDEAKLVQEKARAVLDEEMSLEEFDAFLREKGDLRNPGSLADIMAIALSLLILQGYTLKRSKLGINP
- a CDS encoding family 4A encapsulin nanocompartment shell protein; its protein translation is MRGDLIRVLSAVEEKANELKMDGYEPDLVLFGDKAYEFLKEQVTEEFGGEEGITEISGLKVKLLEELGEDAVVIDSKVLGLGLGGAKRLKVIKD